From one Candidatus Methanoplasma termitum genomic stretch:
- a CDS encoding DNA polymerase II large subunit codes for MGEIAASEEMKEYFRTLSRKNKECYTIAEAARSVGKDPETFVEIPQAEDLASRVEKLLKDYGVDGVAEDIRRLTKIHGNREIVALMIAGEIAGRPGESLEKVVDRAIRVGLAVLTEGILVAPLEGIADTKIKTNADGSSYIDLIFAGPIRAAGGTGQAMSVLIADMVRQALKIGRYIPTKEEIARFNEEIPLYKQQQHLQFSPTPQEIDLIVRNCPICIDGEGTETVEISGYRDLPRIETNRVRGGACLVIAEGMCQKAAKLKKHVDKLQIKGWEFIGEYVDAHKPAQTDESARKTVQQSFTYLKDLVAGRPIFGHPCAVGGFRLRYGRARTTGLAALAFNPASMYAMDEFMALGTQIKIERPGKACVATPCDLLDGPYVLLKNGDLIHCQTKEEIIAVSKEVAEVVDNGEILVPFGEFSENNHPLVPCGYSPEWHKATIMSKTELPKDWESPTYERAKEMCKQFDVPLHPKFNMFWYDVPVKMLVLLRSKILSEGRFENNLVIPKEPDTKRILENLCATHCVRGEEVVIDELYSMPLIDGLGLCVKDGRLSSLMELEGDDSLSAVSKAAGFEIRAKARTRIGTRMARPEKAKEREMSPKVHSLFPVGRDGQYGRDIDSAIKASKSKTPHLNSNAEPTLSIEVGKRMCPMCGNITFRTWCRKCKIHTLPSNAKKTYGNSGQSTLNINLSDEYREALLSLKESQPDELKCVEGLISRTKTPEIIEKGILRAKNDVSVYKDGTIRYDMTDVPLTHFRPREIGLSVEKANELGYSRDWNGDPLTSVDQICELKVQDIIPSKDCGDFLVKVSKYIDDELEKIYGMKRYYNISKREGLIGHLTFGLAPHTSGCILCRIIGYSDIRGCYGHPFFHAAKRRNCDGDEDCVILALDGLLNFSRLFLPDRRGGLMDAPLVLTTRLDPNEIDKEAHNIDCLRAYPLEFFNAAMEMRDPKELEKIMDLVGGRIGTEKQYQGLGFTHDTSDISEGPKNSAYTTLESMTDKMDAQLYLGKKIRAVDERDVATKVINKHFLPDMAGNLRSFSTQTVRCTKCGDKYRRIPLSGICKCGNQLTLTVHEASVKKYLEVSKEISDKYELDDYTKERIMILEMSMDSVFNNDKIKKCRLSDFY; via the coding sequence ATGGGGGAGATTGCGGCAAGCGAAGAGATGAAGGAATATTTCAGAACACTTTCCAGAAAGAACAAAGAGTGTTATACTATCGCTGAAGCGGCGAGAAGCGTCGGAAAGGATCCGGAGACATTCGTGGAGATACCTCAGGCAGAGGACCTTGCTTCGAGAGTGGAGAAACTTCTGAAAGACTACGGAGTGGACGGGGTCGCAGAAGACATACGCAGACTTACCAAGATACATGGCAACCGTGAGATCGTTGCCCTGATGATCGCGGGAGAGATCGCCGGGAGGCCCGGAGAGAGCCTTGAAAAGGTTGTTGATCGCGCGATCAGGGTCGGTCTTGCCGTCCTTACAGAGGGGATACTTGTCGCGCCGCTTGAGGGAATTGCCGACACGAAGATCAAAACCAATGCGGACGGGTCATCTTATATCGACCTTATTTTTGCCGGACCTATCCGCGCCGCAGGCGGTACAGGGCAAGCAATGAGCGTCCTTATTGCCGACATGGTCCGTCAGGCGCTCAAGATCGGGAGATACATCCCCACCAAAGAAGAGATAGCGAGATTCAACGAAGAGATACCGCTGTATAAGCAACAGCAACACCTTCAATTCTCACCTACGCCGCAAGAGATCGACCTCATTGTCAGGAACTGTCCCATATGCATTGACGGTGAAGGAACGGAAACCGTCGAGATATCGGGATACAGGGATCTTCCCAGGATCGAGACGAATCGCGTAAGAGGAGGAGCGTGCCTTGTTATTGCGGAGGGCATGTGCCAAAAAGCGGCGAAACTGAAGAAGCACGTGGACAAACTACAGATCAAAGGCTGGGAATTCATCGGTGAGTACGTTGATGCGCACAAGCCCGCCCAAACCGATGAGAGTGCACGGAAGACCGTTCAACAATCATTTACATATCTTAAGGACCTGGTCGCGGGCAGGCCCATATTCGGACACCCTTGTGCGGTCGGAGGGTTCAGACTCAGATACGGCAGGGCAAGGACCACGGGCCTTGCGGCATTGGCATTCAACCCCGCCAGCATGTATGCTATGGATGAATTCATGGCGTTGGGCACACAGATAAAGATAGAAAGACCAGGCAAGGCATGCGTGGCGACTCCCTGCGATCTCCTGGACGGCCCATACGTACTGCTGAAGAACGGAGACCTCATACATTGTCAGACCAAAGAGGAGATCATAGCGGTAAGCAAAGAAGTGGCCGAGGTCGTGGACAACGGAGAGATCCTCGTCCCCTTCGGCGAGTTCAGCGAGAACAACCATCCCCTGGTGCCCTGCGGATATTCGCCCGAATGGCATAAAGCAACGATCATGTCCAAGACCGAGCTCCCAAAGGATTGGGAGAGCCCCACATACGAACGCGCAAAGGAGATGTGCAAACAATTCGATGTTCCGCTCCATCCGAAGTTCAACATGTTCTGGTATGACGTCCCCGTGAAGATGCTTGTCCTCCTTAGATCCAAGATACTGTCAGAGGGGAGATTCGAGAACAATCTCGTGATCCCCAAAGAACCGGACACAAAGAGGATATTAGAGAATCTCTGCGCCACACATTGCGTGAGGGGCGAAGAGGTCGTTATCGACGAACTTTATTCGATGCCTCTCATCGACGGGCTGGGTCTTTGTGTCAAAGACGGAAGGTTGTCATCTTTGATGGAGCTTGAAGGGGACGATTCGTTATCCGCGGTGAGCAAAGCGGCAGGATTCGAGATCCGCGCAAAGGCAAGAACACGCATCGGAACAAGAATGGCGCGTCCGGAGAAAGCGAAAGAAAGAGAAATGAGTCCCAAGGTCCATTCGCTGTTCCCGGTGGGAAGGGATGGGCAATACGGGAGAGACATCGATTCCGCGATAAAAGCATCCAAATCCAAAACACCTCATCTGAATTCGAATGCCGAGCCCACTCTCAGCATCGAGGTGGGAAAACGAATGTGCCCGATGTGCGGGAACATAACATTCCGTACGTGGTGCAGGAAATGCAAGATCCACACCCTTCCCTCCAATGCAAAGAAAACATATGGGAACAGCGGCCAATCGACGCTGAACATCAATTTATCAGACGAATACCGCGAAGCGCTTTTAAGTTTAAAGGAAAGCCAACCGGATGAGCTGAAATGTGTCGAAGGGCTCATTTCCAGGACCAAGACCCCGGAGATAATCGAAAAGGGAATACTGCGGGCGAAGAATGATGTGTCTGTCTATAAGGACGGTACGATAAGGTACGATATGACCGACGTTCCGCTGACCCACTTCAGACCCAGAGAGATCGGACTCAGTGTCGAAAAGGCAAATGAGCTCGGATATTCCCGGGATTGGAACGGTGATCCCCTCACAAGCGTTGATCAGATCTGCGAATTGAAAGTGCAGGATATAATCCCATCAAAAGATTGCGGAGACTTCTTGGTCAAGGTGTCCAAATACATAGATGACGAACTTGAGAAGATATACGGGATGAAAAGATACTACAATATCAGCAAAAGAGAGGGTCTCATCGGACATCTGACGTTCGGTCTGGCACCTCATACGTCCGGCTGCATCCTCTGCCGCATCATAGGATATTCCGACATAAGGGGATGCTACGGCCATCCGTTCTTCCATGCGGCAAAGAGAAGGAACTGCGACGGGGATGAGGACTGCGTCATACTGGCACTTGACGGTCTGTTGAATTTTTCAAGGCTGTTCCTCCCCGACAGAAGAGGAGGTCTGATGGATGCTCCGCTTGTCCTTACCACAAGACTGGACCCCAACGAGATCGACAAAGAGGCACACAATATCGACTGCCTGAGGGCGTATCCATTGGAATTTTTTAATGCTGCGATGGAAATGCGCGATCCGAAGGAACTGGAAAAGATAATGGACCTCGTCGGGGGGCGCATAGGAACAGAGAAACAATATCAGGGGCTCGGATTCACCCATGACACTTCCGATATCTCCGAAGGTCCGAAAAATTCCGCTTATACGACACTTGAGAGTATGACGGATAAGATGGATGCTCAACTTTACCTCGGAAAGAAGATACGAGCAGTGGATGAAAGGGATGTTGCCACCAAGGTCATCAACAAGCACTTCCTGCCGGATATGGCAGGAAATCTGAGGAGTTTCAGCACGCAGACCGTGAGATGTACCAAATGCGGAGATAAGTACAGAAGGATCCCGCTGTCCGGGATATGCAAATGCGGCAACCAACTTACTCTTACTGTACACGAAGCCAGCGTGAAGAAGTATCTGGAAGTGTCAAAAGAGATCAGCGATAAATATGAGCTTGATGACTACACAAAAGAAAGGATAATGATTCTCGAAATGAGCATGGATTCTGTCTTTAACAACGACAAGATCAAAAAGTGCAGACTCTCAGATTTCTATTAA
- a CDS encoding NOG1 family protein, whose protein sequence is MAGVSFKIPTVLSADELKDKSFKRAAKISKKGSDALDGKKKTALAKVTASADIVTTTINGYIEKFPRIEKREDFLPELIDLIIGIDQYKRSLGALNWAANRIEKLKNDSLRDIRGTKDASMIESHKNSFYGRMSSYIDRIDKDLLFLQEAKNKFRKLPAVDPKVPTVVVAGFPNVGKSSLVAKMSSATPQIASYPFTTKGIIIGHVKDDWRVFQLIDTPGLLDREFDDRNNIEKQAVLALRYLTDVMVFILDPSETCGYDMKKQNSLLDSVKKNFSGIPIIVAESKSDILKRENDHISFSAETGDGMDKLNEKILSLVRVIFRERAVESEEV, encoded by the coding sequence ATGGCCGGAGTGAGTTTCAAAATACCGACCGTCCTTTCTGCGGATGAGTTAAAGGATAAGTCATTCAAAAGAGCCGCAAAGATCTCGAAGAAAGGCTCGGATGCGTTGGATGGAAAGAAAAAGACAGCTCTTGCCAAAGTGACCGCATCCGCCGATATCGTTACAACCACTATCAACGGATACATCGAAAAATTCCCAAGGATCGAAAAAAGAGAGGATTTCCTTCCAGAACTCATCGACCTTATCATCGGTATCGACCAATACAAAAGATCGCTTGGGGCCCTGAATTGGGCCGCCAACAGAATAGAGAAACTCAAGAACGATTCACTGAGAGATATCCGCGGAACAAAGGATGCCTCAATGATCGAAAGTCACAAGAACAGCTTCTACGGGAGAATGTCCTCCTACATAGACAGGATCGATAAGGACCTTCTTTTCCTGCAGGAAGCTAAGAACAAATTCAGGAAATTACCGGCGGTGGACCCGAAAGTGCCTACGGTCGTGGTGGCGGGCTTCCCTAACGTGGGGAAGAGCAGCCTCGTCGCAAAGATGAGCTCCGCCACCCCTCAGATCGCTTCTTACCCATTCACCACAAAGGGCATAATCATCGGCCACGTGAAGGACGATTGGAGAGTGTTCCAATTAATAGATACGCCCGGGCTCCTGGACCGCGAATTCGATGATAGGAACAACATAGAGAAACAGGCGGTTCTTGCCTTGAGATACCTGACAGATGTAATGGTGTTCATCCTTGATCCCTCTGAGACCTGCGGCTATGATATGAAAAAACAGAATTCCCTCCTGGACTCTGTGAAAAAGAACTTCTCAGGCATACCGATAATAGTTGCTGAAAGTAAAAGCGACATTTTGAAAAGAGAGAACGACCATATCAGTTTCTCTGCCGAGACCGGGGATGGGATGGATAAACTTAACGAGAAGATACTTTCCCTTGTAAGGGTCATTTTCAGAGAAAGGGCGGTCGAGTCGGAAGAGGTTTGA